The following are encoded in a window of Vigna unguiculata cultivar IT97K-499-35 chromosome 8, ASM411807v1, whole genome shotgun sequence genomic DNA:
- the LOC114194850 gene encoding uncharacterized protein LOC114194850: MEDWETAQETIKADINQLKDQVGQILGALKSLRVSGEASSVKGEESTHDVIISFPTYGLPSGYTTPVGEYSEAEHASLSFPINTSRNEATTFAEPRVTVILKPLNTTVGDDSLGKITPHPTMQAIFVDVEGTKTKLEILEERLRAIEGGGNYGFGEIASLSLVRDVTIPHKFKVPEFEKYKGTTCPRSHLTMYCRKMAAYAYDDKLLIHFFQDSLAGVALSWYTHLEASHICSWMDLVDAFLKQYKYNMDIAPDRLQLQNMAKKDAESFKEYAQRWRELASQVEPPLHDKEMVAMFVNMLQPPFCEHMVGNVSSNFSDIIIIGERIKIGLKNGKITYSPLAATTPKKPDFSLGKKMEVEVHAASTIPKWENQTLAYQAQSLQ; this comes from the coding sequence ATGGAGGACTGGGAAACCGCACAAGAGACAATAAAAGCAGATATCAATCAGCTAAAGGACCAAGTAGGTCAAATCTTGGGGGCCTTGAAGTCCTTAAGGGTTTCAGGAGAAGCTTCATCAGTAAAGGGTGAGGAAAGCACTCACGACGTTATTATTTCTTTTCCAACGTACGGATTGCCATCGGGTTACACCACACCTGTTGGAGAATATTCAGAGGCTGAACATGCTTCCCTCTCATTCCCAATCAATACTTCAAGGAATGAAGCAACTACCTTTGCGGAACCACGAGTGACTGTAATACTCAAGCCTTTAAACACAACTGTTGGTGATGACTCTTTGGGCAAGATTACACCACACCCTACTATGCAAGCCATATTCGTTGATGTTGAGGGAACCAAAACTAAATTGGAAATTTTAGAAGAACGACTACGAGCTATTGAGGGAGGTGGAAACTATGGGTTTGGCGAAATTGCCAGTTTAAGCCTAGTTCGTGATGTCACAATACCTCACAAGTTTAAAGTTCCGGAGTTCGAAAAGTATAAGGGTACCACATGCCCTAGAAGCCATCTAACCATGTATTGTCGAAAGATGGCTGCCTATGCTTATGATGACAAATTGCTAATCCACTTCTTCCAAGACAGTTTGGCTGGGGTAGCATTGAGTTGGTATACACACTTGGAAGCGTCTCACATTTGTTCTTGGATGGATTTGGTAGATGCCTTTTTGAAACAGTACAAGTATAACATGGATATTGCACCAGATCGGTTGCAATTACAAAACATGGCCAAAAAGGATGCTGAATCCTTTAAGGAGTATGCACAACGATGGAGAGAGCTTGCTTCTCAAGTGGAACCTCCTCTTCATGATAAGGAAATGGTGGCAAtgtttgtgaacatgttgcaaCCACCATTCTGTGAGCACATGGTAGGGAATGTATCCTCAAATTTTTCTGATATCATCATCATAGGTGAAAGGATAAAGATTGGgctaaaaaatggaaaaattacATATAGCCCGCTTGCGGCTACAACTCCTAAAAAGCCCGATTTCAGTCTTGGGAAGAAGATGGAAGTAGAGGTGCACGCAGCATCAACAATACCTAAGTGGGAAAATCAGACTCTTGCTTACCAAGCACAATCTCTACAATAG
- the LOC114194851 gene encoding acidic repeat-containing protein-like — MTRCDRPNEPDKHDDPNRSNDADLPDDLDKNNDSNGPDDQDRPKDPNELDNPNGPNDKDGPESTDEPDIPDGSNDPDRLDDLEGLDDSDRPDDSNGPDDPNRHDDQDGPDDQDGPDDRDELDDQDGPDHTNRPDDSDKPEDPNVPDANDEPNDPNEHDDTDRPNDPDERNDPDRRDDPHGPDDPDEPEDTDGSDDLDGPDDPDRPDYSDQMTQTCATTQTDPMTRTGPLIQTGQTTRTSLTTGKSPVTRMGSTTRTCPITRTGSMTRNGRTTRTGRTTKTSLTKHGRALRPGRPR, encoded by the exons ATGACTAgatgt GACAGGCCCAACGAACCGGACAAGCATGACGACCCGAATAGGTCGAACGACGCAGACCTGCCCGACGACCTCGACAAGAACAacgactcgaacgggcccgatgatcaagacaggcccaaagacccgaatGAGCTTGACAACCCAAATGGGCCCAACGACAAGGACGGGCCCGAAAGCACGGACGAACCTGATATTCCGGATGGTTCCAATGACCCAGACAGGCTTGACGATCTGGAAGGGCTTGACGACTCGGACAGGCCCGATGACTcgaacgggcctgacgacccgaaccGGCACGACGACCAGGACGGACCCGACGACCAGGACGGACCCGACGACCGGGACGAGCTCGACGACCAGGATGGGCCCGACCACACAAACAGACCCGACGACTCGGACAAGCCCGAAGACCCAAACGTGCCAGACGCTAACGATGAGCCCAACGACCCAAACGAGCACGATGATacagacaggcccaacgacccggacgaACGCAACGACCCAGACAGGCGCGACGACCCacacgggcccgacgacccagacgaacCTGAGGACACGGACGGGTCCGATGACctggatgggcccgacgacccggacagacCCGATTACTCAGACCAGATGACCCAGACGTGCGCTACGACACAGACGGACCCGATGACCCGAACAGGCCCGTTGATCCAGACAGGCCAAACGACCCGAACAAGCTTGACAACCGGGAAAAGCCCGGTGACTCGaatgggctcgacgacccggacatgCCCAATAACCAGGACGGGCTCGATGACAAGGAATGGTCGTACGACCAGGACGGGTCGTACGACCAAAACGAGCTTGACGAAACACGGACGAGCCTTACGACCTGGAAGACCTCGATGA
- the LOC114194049 gene encoding probable receptor-like protein kinase At1g11050 produces the protein MENHVTLLLLFLFITILLPGAAPSSCPINFTYVQTFPWNTSTCTNKTNTQPCCSTLKTIFHIGLSQHLKQTSFFQLPNENTSSVCLQDFQEKLTTLSIHPSLVSSCFPDPSQFVTNSSTCAGVVTSRDWELKVNLVRLSPVQTFCKDLHDQTSCHNCIAASLKVALQLTSDNPNATERDCFSFASLYAAAVVNPEGTNDVTTIGCILGVQLSSEVMAKGSSNKRGKVLKVVFTLLGAAVGVIIVFVVVVVMYRKWERRRKENVYHREIENGVRNSVLTNTGAKWFHISELERATNRFSRRNKVGQGGDGVVYKGKLADGTLIGVKESLNLQSKGDEEFCYEVDIISKIKHRNLLALRGCCISSDSFKGKRRFLVYDFMPNGNLSYQLSVGGLTWPQRKNVILDVAKGLAYLHYEIKPPVYHRDIKPTNILLDSKMNAKLADFGLAMQGSEDQSPLATRVAGTYGYVAPEYALYGKLTEKSDVYSFGIVILEIMSGRKVLDTLNSSADAITDWVWTLAESGKMREIFDESIREGPGKVMERYVHVGMLCAHAMAALRPTIAEALKMLEGDTDVPELPDRPVPLGHASFQSSLLHGLQGSGRSMQHVSSYS, from the coding sequence ATGGAAAACCACGTCACATTACTCCTTCTCTTCCTCTTCATCACCATTCTCTTACCAGGTGCTGCTCCTTCATCTTGTCCAATCAACTTCACCTACGTTCAAACCTTCCCCTGGAACACTTCAACTTGCACAAACAAAACCAACACACAACCCTGTTGCTCAACCCTCAAAACCATCTTCCACATAGGCCTCTCCCAACATCTCAAACAAACATCTTTTTTTCAACTTCCCAATGAAAACACTTCCTCCGTTTGCTTACAAGATTTCCAAGAAAAGCTCACAACCTTGTCAATTCACCCATCTCTGGTCTCTTCTTGTTTCCCTGACCCCTCTCAGTTCGTCACAAACTCTTCCACTTGTGCAGGTGTTGTGACTTCTCGAGATTGGGAACTGAAGGTGAACTTGGTTAGACTTAGCCCGGTGCAAACTTTCTGCAAAGACCTTCATGACCAAACTAGCTGCCACAATTGCATAGCAGCAAGCTTGAAAGTGGCTCTTCAACTTACTAGTGATAACCCAAATGCTACAGAGAGGGATTGTTTCTCCTTCGCATCGCTGTATGCTGCAGCGGTGGTTAATCCAGAAGGCACAAATGATGTCACCACGATCGGTTGCATATTGGGCGTGCAACTTTCTAGCGAAGTGATGGCAAAAGGGTCATCGAATAAGAGAGGAAAAGTTCTGAAGGTGGTTTTTACGTTATTGGGTGCTGCTGTTGGggttattattgtttttgtggtggtggtggttatgTACAGGAAGTGGGAGAGGAGAAGGAAGGAAAATGTTTATCACAGGGAAATCGAAAACGGTGTGAGGAACAGTGTTTTGACGAACACTGGTGCGAAATGGTTTCACATATCGGAGCTTGAGCGTGCCACTAACAGATTTTCGAGGAGGAATAAGGTTGGTCAAGGTGGTGATGGGGTTGTGTACAAAGGGAAACTTGCGGATGGCACTTTGATTGGTGTTAAGGAGAGTTTGAATTTGCAAAGTAAAGGGGATGAAGAGTTCTGCTATGAGGTGGATATCATAAGCAAAATAAAGCACAGGAATCTTCTTGCTCTTCGTGGTTGTTGCATTTCAAGTGATAGTTTCAAAGGTAAGAGGAGGTTTCTGGTTTATGATTTCATGCCAAATGGAAACCTGAGTTACCAACTTTCAGTTGGTGGATTAACATGGCCACAAAGGAAGAACGTGATCCTTGATGTGGCTAAGGGGCTTGCTTATTTGCACTATGAAATCAAACCACCGGTTTATCATCGTGACATAAAGCCTACAAACATACTTTTGGACTCCAAAATGAATGCTAAATTGGCAGATTTTGGGTTGGCCATGCAAGGTAGTGAGGACCAGAGTCCTCTCGCCACAAGGGTTGCTGGCACATATGGTTATGTGGCACCTGAGTATGCTTTATATGGGAAACTCACTGAGAAGAGTGATGTGTATAGTTTTGGTATTGTGATTCTGGAAATCATGAGTGGAAGAAAAGTGCTTGATACTTTGAATTCATCTGCTGATGCAATCACGGATTGGGTGTGGACACTAGCAGAATCGGGAAAGATGAGGGAAATTTTTGATGAGTCAATAAGAGAAGGGCCAGGGAAAGTTATGGAAAGGTATGTTCATGTGGGAATGCTTTGTGCTCATGCAATGGCTGCTTTGAGACCTACCATTGCTGAGGCTCTTAAGATGTTAGAGGGTGACACTGATGTTCCTGAATTACCAGATAGGCCTGTGCCTTTGGGTCATGCGTCCTTTCAATCTTCTCTGTTGCATGGTTTGCAAGGAAGTGGAAGATCTATGCAACATGTTTCATCCTATTCATAA